The proteins below are encoded in one region of Thermococcus peptonophilus:
- the engB gene encoding GTP-binding protein EngB, with amino-acid sequence MIIFAGRSNVGKSTLIFQLTGKKVRRGKRPGVTRRPVEIEWRGKKVVDLPGFGFMSGLPREVQERIKDEIVHFIEDNADRIELAVLVVDGKAAPEIIDRWEKRGEIPIDVEFYQFLRELEIPTIVAVNKIDKVKNVGAVINFLAEKFGVPYSEVNKTFVPISAKFGKNLDALKTLMEKKRRKS; translated from the coding sequence ATGATAATATTCGCGGGGCGCTCAAACGTTGGAAAGAGCACTCTGATATTCCAGCTCACTGGAAAAAAAGTCAGGAGAGGAAAGCGCCCCGGTGTCACTCGAAGACCCGTTGAGATTGAATGGCGCGGGAAAAAGGTAGTGGACCTTCCCGGCTTCGGCTTTATGAGCGGCCTGCCAAGAGAAGTCCAGGAGAGGATAAAGGACGAGATAGTGCACTTCATCGAGGACAACGCAGATAGAATAGAACTGGCCGTTCTGGTCGTTGACGGAAAGGCCGCTCCCGAAATCATCGACCGCTGGGAGAAGCGCGGTGAGATACCGATTGATGTAGAGTTCTACCAGTTCCTCCGCGAGCTCGAGATACCGACAATCGTTGCGGTGAACAAGATAGACAAGGTGAAGAACGTTGGAGCCGTCATAAACTTCCTGGCCGAAAAGTTTGGCGTTCCCTACAGCGAGGTCAATAAGACGTTCGTCCCGATCTCCGCAAAGTTTGGAAAGAACCTTGACGCCCTCAAGACCCTGATGGAGAAGAAAAGGAGAAAATCATAG
- a CDS encoding Lrp/AsnC family transcriptional regulator has protein sequence MNEGGTLTPRQLKLLRKLYEEGKTIEVHTVEKTQDELSKELGITRQALSNHLKVLKELGYIRTGRGFIDLTEKALELLGEKKGDVFVFVKIEPTKRKQVYDAIRKLNLKKIYRVTGDIDLIIEADKGRLDEILEEIASLDGVKETNTHLVLETL, from the coding sequence ATGAACGAAGGCGGCACACTGACCCCACGCCAGCTGAAGCTTTTGAGAAAGCTCTACGAGGAAGGAAAGACTATAGAAGTCCACACCGTTGAAAAGACACAGGACGAGCTTTCAAAGGAGCTCGGAATAACGAGGCAGGCACTTAGCAACCACCTCAAGGTGCTTAAGGAGCTCGGGTACATCAGGACGGGCAGAGGCTTCATAGACCTAACCGAGAAAGCCCTTGAGCTCCTGGGTGAGAAGAAAGGGGATGTCTTTGTCTTCGTTAAAATCGAGCCGACAAAGAGGAAGCAGGTCTACGACGCCATAAGGAAGCTGAACCTGAAGAAGATATACCGCGTTACAGGGGACATAGACCTGATCATCGAAGCCGATAAGGGCAGGCTGGACGAAATTTTAGAGGAGATAGCGTCGCTGGACGGCGTAAAAGAGACGAACACGCACCTCGTCCTCGAGACGCTATGA
- a CDS encoding Clp1/GlmU family protein yields MNKARYTQDVPEDRIELLKSIARHDKPFKLMVIGGVDSGKSTLITFLANELLSLGFKVAVVDSDVGQKGVLPPATITLAIPEVSFESMSELEGVAHYFVGTTAPAQFTGEMAVGVKRMVELVENAVDVVLIDTTGFVTGLGAEMKRLKAELVRPDIIAVIHSGELSGLVKALKPYGEVVELAVSKTARRYPLEERRNLRAEKWRYYFRDSQLVEFSVSEVAITGTSLFHGIHLNADEKELLERTFGWLVVAGWKNKGYTVVKADVERFPRAHSRELKAIDFEKLSNLLVGLIDGEGLCLGAGILKWVNFSEGMLQILTPVRDLSGVREIRFGRIRVTEEGEELGLLRRDEL; encoded by the coding sequence ATGAACAAGGCCAGGTACACGCAGGACGTCCCGGAGGATAGAATTGAACTCCTGAAGAGCATAGCGAGGCACGACAAGCCGTTTAAACTTATGGTAATCGGGGGTGTGGACAGCGGAAAGAGCACCCTGATAACGTTTCTGGCAAACGAACTTCTGTCTCTGGGGTTTAAAGTGGCTGTCGTTGACTCAGACGTCGGCCAGAAGGGAGTTCTCCCGCCTGCGACAATAACTCTTGCCATTCCCGAGGTTTCTTTCGAGAGCATGAGCGAGCTGGAGGGAGTGGCGCACTACTTCGTGGGAACAACCGCACCGGCGCAGTTTACAGGGGAAATGGCGGTAGGAGTAAAGAGAATGGTTGAGCTCGTCGAGAATGCTGTGGATGTGGTGCTAATTGATACGACGGGATTTGTTACCGGGTTGGGTGCTGAGATGAAGCGCCTTAAGGCAGAACTGGTGAGGCCTGACATAATTGCCGTCATCCACTCGGGAGAACTCTCAGGCCTGGTTAAGGCGCTAAAACCGTACGGGGAGGTAGTTGAACTGGCCGTCAGCAAAACTGCGAGGAGATACCCTCTGGAAGAGAGGAGGAACCTGCGTGCTGAGAAATGGCGATACTACTTTAGGGACTCCCAGCTTGTTGAGTTCAGCGTATCCGAGGTCGCTATAACCGGCACTTCCCTCTTCCATGGGATACACCTAAACGCTGATGAAAAGGAGCTTCTTGAGAGGACCTTTGGATGGCTGGTTGTGGCTGGCTGGAAGAACAAGGGCTACACCGTCGTTAAGGCGGACGTTGAAAGGTTTCCGCGCGCTCACTCAAGGGAGCTGAAGGCTATCGATTTTGAAAAGCTGAGCAACCTCCTCGTGGGCCTCATAGACGGTGAGGGCCTGTGTCTGGGAGCTGGCATCCTCAAGTGGGTCAACTTCAGTGAGGGAATGCTCCAGATTCTAACCCCCGTGAGAGACCTCTCCGGAGTCAGGGAAATCCGCTTTGGACGCATACGGGTCACTGAGGAAGGAGAGGAGCTGGGCCTGTTGCGGCGTGATGAACTTTAG
- a CDS encoding geranylgeranylglycerol-phosphate geranylgeranyltransferase produces MELRAFIEITRPHNCALAGIVGVLGSVVAAGGVPGLKTALLVFLVVFLGCAGGNTINDYFDYEIDKINRPERPLPRGAISRETAFWYSIALFAVGIVLAWFINIWDFLLAIVAYVIMFLYAWKLKPLPFIGNIAVASLTGATPLYGAIAVGEIGLAGTLALCAFLVNVAREVIKDIEDMEGDMAKGARTLPILIGRKRAAYVGALFAILTVVASFLPVKAGIGLGYLSMLPVDVIILYSALLILKSQDRETAHRAQILLKVSVFMAVVAFLIASLVR; encoded by the coding sequence ATGGAACTCAGGGCCTTCATCGAGATCACGAGACCCCACAACTGTGCCTTAGCAGGGATAGTGGGTGTCTTAGGCTCGGTAGTGGCCGCTGGGGGAGTTCCCGGGTTAAAAACTGCCCTCCTCGTGTTCTTGGTGGTTTTCCTTGGGTGTGCCGGCGGGAACACGATAAACGACTACTTTGACTACGAGATAGATAAAATAAACAGGCCTGAGAGACCCCTCCCGAGGGGGGCCATTAGCAGGGAAACGGCCTTCTGGTACTCGATCGCTCTCTTCGCGGTGGGTATCGTCCTCGCGTGGTTCATAAACATCTGGGACTTCCTGCTGGCAATAGTTGCCTACGTGATCATGTTCCTCTACGCCTGGAAGCTTAAGCCCTTACCATTTATTGGGAACATCGCTGTTGCGTCCCTAACGGGTGCAACTCCCCTTTACGGTGCAATAGCGGTCGGTGAGATTGGCCTCGCGGGAACGCTCGCCCTCTGTGCCTTCCTCGTTAACGTCGCGAGGGAGGTCATAAAGGACATAGAAGACATGGAAGGGGACATGGCAAAAGGCGCTAGGACCCTTCCCATATTAATAGGAAGAAAAAGGGCTGCCTACGTCGGCGCGCTGTTCGCAATTCTAACGGTGGTTGCCTCCTTCTTGCCCGTTAAGGCTGGCATAGGCCTCGGCTATCTCTCCATGCTCCCTGTGGATGTTATAATACTCTACTCGGCGCTCCTCATCTTGAAATCTCAGGATAGGGAAACAGCTCACCGTGCCCAGATACTCCTCAAGGTGAGCGTGTTCATGGCTGTAGTCGCTTTCCTTATAGCTTCGCTCGTGAGGTGA
- a CDS encoding OB-fold nucleic acid binding domain-containing protein has product MKKRLPASRVYIRDILEGYYVRSDGDFEPNYLITKDARKVYRVKVVATVVREPVISDDETYGKFQIDDGTGTIWVLGFRDDTRFIRLVKKGNLVQIIGKVAEWRDDKQILVEGVAKVSPNFWILHRFETLKEKVEHAEKAKIAFEIYDRYGITAKAKVIAKNKGVSEELLQTIDELYTLMLEQRTLEEELFEDEAEEEKSPENPEVEKAKEAIINLLREKGKALSHKFIVKKLSSEFDEEIIEEAIAQLLAEGEIYEPEIGFYEPL; this is encoded by the coding sequence ATGAAGAAGCGCCTACCAGCGAGCAGGGTCTACATCAGGGACATCCTTGAAGGCTACTACGTCAGGAGCGACGGCGACTTCGAGCCGAACTATCTCATAACCAAGGACGCGAGAAAGGTCTACCGTGTCAAGGTTGTCGCCACCGTCGTAAGGGAACCCGTCATAAGCGACGATGAGACTTACGGAAAGTTCCAGATTGATGATGGAACGGGAACGATATGGGTTCTCGGCTTCCGCGATGATACGCGCTTCATAAGGCTTGTGAAGAAGGGTAATTTGGTTCAGATCATCGGAAAGGTCGCCGAATGGCGCGACGATAAGCAGATACTCGTTGAAGGAGTCGCCAAGGTCAGCCCCAACTTCTGGATACTCCACCGCTTTGAGACCCTCAAGGAGAAGGTTGAGCACGCGGAGAAGGCCAAGATAGCCTTCGAGATCTACGACCGCTATGGAATCACTGCCAAGGCCAAGGTCATAGCCAAGAACAAGGGGGTTAGCGAGGAGCTCCTCCAGACAATAGACGAACTGTACACCCTTATGCTTGAGCAGCGGACCCTCGAGGAAGAGCTGTTCGAGGATGAAGCCGAAGAAGAGAAAAGCCCAGAGAATCCCGAAGTCGAGAAGGCCAAAGAGGCCATCATAAACCTCCTGAGGGAGAAGGGCAAGGCCCTGTCCCACAAATTCATCGTAAAGAAGCTGTCCTCGGAGTTCGACGAGGAAATAATAGAAGAGGCAATAGCGCAACTACTCGCTGAGGGCGAGATCTACGAGCCGGAGATAGGCTTCTACGAGCCGCTTTGA
- a CDS encoding OB-fold nucleic acid binding domain-containing protein, which translates to MEVLTKDEIINRIIRERGLSRSEIEEKIRELAKMHGVSENAAAVMLAEELGVSLGKEEEMLYIKDLVPGMTGVNIVARIKRKFPPREYTRRDGSTGRVADLIIYDSTGQARLVLWDAMVAKYYDDLNVGDVIKVIDPTVKEGMRGVELHANFRTRIIKNPEDPRVEEIPPLEEIRSYNYRRVRIKELQGGERFVEVRGTIAKLYRVLVYDACPECRRRVDYDPSTDTWICPEHGPVNPVKITVLDFGLDDSTGYIRTTLFGDSAAELIGEDPEVIDEKLKKLIDEGLTPKEAGKRLAEDEYYPLIGKEIVVRGSVVEDKFLGTLFKARNWDEVNEKAEIERVRKELYRELKEYGLE; encoded by the coding sequence ATGGAAGTTCTGACAAAGGACGAGATAATCAACCGGATTATCCGGGAGAGAGGACTTTCAAGGTCTGAAATCGAGGAGAAAATACGTGAACTGGCCAAGATGCACGGTGTTTCGGAAAACGCTGCCGCTGTAATGCTCGCAGAGGAACTTGGGGTGAGCCTCGGAAAGGAAGAGGAGATGCTGTACATCAAGGATCTCGTTCCAGGGATGACAGGAGTGAACATAGTCGCGAGGATCAAGAGAAAGTTTCCGCCGAGGGAATACACAAGAAGGGACGGTTCAACTGGCCGGGTGGCCGACCTGATCATTTACGACAGCACGGGCCAGGCGAGGCTCGTTCTCTGGGATGCAATGGTGGCAAAGTACTACGACGACCTGAACGTTGGCGACGTAATCAAGGTCATAGACCCCACCGTCAAGGAAGGAATGAGGGGCGTGGAACTCCACGCAAACTTCAGGACGAGGATAATCAAGAACCCGGAGGACCCGCGCGTCGAGGAGATTCCCCCTCTTGAAGAGATCAGGAGCTACAACTACCGCAGGGTTCGGATAAAGGAGCTCCAGGGCGGCGAGCGCTTCGTAGAGGTTCGCGGAACTATAGCCAAGCTCTACAGGGTGCTGGTCTACGACGCCTGCCCCGAGTGCAGGAGGAGAGTGGATTACGACCCGTCGACGGACACTTGGATATGCCCCGAGCACGGGCCGGTGAACCCGGTGAAGATAACCGTCCTCGACTTCGGTCTGGACGATTCAACGGGCTACATCAGGACAACTCTCTTCGGTGACTCCGCGGCGGAGCTGATCGGAGAAGACCCCGAAGTCATCGATGAGAAGCTCAAAAAGCTCATAGATGAGGGACTGACCCCAAAGGAAGCGGGGAAGAGGCTTGCCGAAGACGAGTACTACCCGCTCATTGGAAAGGAAATCGTGGTTAGGGGAAGCGTCGTGGAGGACAAGTTCCTTGGAACCCTCTTCAAGGCAAGGAACTGGGACGAGGTGAACGAGAAGGCCGAGATAGAGCGCGTGAGGAAGGAGCTCTACCGCGAGCTGAAGGAGTATGGCCTTGAGTGA
- the scpB gene encoding SMC-Scp complex subunit ScpB has translation MGLLEDKALVEAALFVAGRPLSLKELSKALGIKSLEYLEKLIELIAAEYAERKSAIEVVRVLEDKYVMQVKQEYSQRVIHLMPKPDLRTGELKTLALIAYLQPVEQSKIVKLRGSQAYEHIKRLVEMGLIYAEPYERTKLLGTTKKFAELYGFPENDPVLIKEAFKKVVNAEYSDLMAKLEGRGEEKEEEAPSD, from the coding sequence ATGGGACTGCTTGAAGACAAGGCCCTCGTGGAGGCGGCTCTTTTTGTGGCCGGGAGGCCATTGAGCCTGAAGGAGCTTTCAAAGGCACTGGGAATAAAATCACTGGAATACCTGGAAAAGCTGATAGAGCTTATAGCGGCCGAGTATGCCGAGAGAAAGAGCGCGATAGAGGTCGTTAGAGTGCTCGAGGACAAGTACGTGATGCAGGTCAAGCAGGAGTACAGCCAGAGGGTCATCCACCTCATGCCGAAGCCAGACCTGAGAACGGGAGAGTTAAAGACCCTGGCGCTGATTGCTTATCTCCAGCCGGTCGAGCAGAGCAAGATAGTAAAACTACGCGGCAGTCAGGCCTACGAACACATAAAACGGCTCGTTGAAATGGGCCTGATTTACGCCGAACCATACGAGAGGACAAAGCTCCTGGGAACGACGAAGAAGTTCGCCGAACTCTACGGATTCCCTGAGAACGACCCAGTCCTAATAAAGGAGGCCTTCAAGAAGGTCGTCAATGCCGAATACAGCGACCTGATGGCCAAACTTGAGGGCAGAGGTGAAGAAAAAGAAGAGGAAGCTCCGTCCGATTGA
- the fbp gene encoding fructose-1,6-bisphosphate aldolase/phosphatase — protein sequence MAVGEKITISVIKADIGGWPGHSRVHPQLVETAEEVLSKAVEEGTIIDFYVATCGDDLQLIMTHKKGVDSPEVHGLAWKAFEEATKVAKELGLYGAGQDLLKDAFSGNVRGMGPGVAEMEITLRKSEPVVTFHMDKTEPGAFNLPIFRMFADPFNTAGLVIDPKMHMGFRFEVWDILEHKRVILNSPEELYDLLALIGAKSRYVIKRVYPKPGHPIPENEPVAVVSTEKLYEVAGEYVGKDDPVAIVRAQSGLPALGEVLEPFAFPHLVSGWMRGSHNGPIMPVPMHQANPTRFDGPPRVVALGWQISPEGKLVGPVDLFDDPAFDYTRQKALEITEYMRRHGPFEPHRLPLEEMEYTTLPGVLKRLTDRFEPIE from the coding sequence ATGGCTGTTGGGGAGAAAATCACAATTAGTGTTATCAAAGCAGATATAGGCGGCTGGCCAGGACACTCTAGGGTGCACCCACAGCTCGTTGAGACAGCCGAGGAAGTCCTCTCGAAAGCAGTCGAAGAGGGAACTATCATCGACTTCTACGTCGCCACCTGCGGAGATGACCTTCAGCTCATCATGACCCACAAGAAAGGCGTTGACAGCCCAGAGGTACACGGCCTCGCCTGGAAGGCCTTTGAGGAGGCCACTAAGGTCGCAAAGGAGCTCGGTCTCTACGGAGCCGGCCAGGATCTCCTCAAGGATGCATTCAGCGGCAACGTCCGCGGAATGGGGCCAGGAGTTGCGGAGATGGAGATAACCCTCAGGAAGAGCGAGCCTGTCGTTACCTTCCACATGGACAAGACCGAGCCGGGAGCCTTCAACCTCCCGATATTCAGGATGTTCGCAGACCCGTTCAACACGGCAGGCCTCGTCATCGACCCGAAGATGCACATGGGCTTCCGCTTTGAGGTCTGGGACATCCTCGAGCACAAGAGGGTAATCCTCAACAGTCCAGAGGAGCTTTACGACCTCCTTGCCCTTATAGGAGCAAAGAGCCGCTACGTCATCAAGAGGGTTTATCCCAAGCCCGGCCACCCGATTCCGGAGAACGAGCCGGTGGCGGTAGTTAGCACTGAGAAGCTCTATGAAGTTGCCGGCGAGTACGTTGGAAAAGACGACCCGGTTGCCATCGTCAGGGCCCAGAGCGGCCTTCCAGCCCTCGGTGAAGTCCTTGAGCCCTTCGCCTTCCCGCACCTCGTCAGCGGCTGGATGCGCGGTTCCCACAACGGCCCGATAATGCCGGTTCCGATGCACCAGGCCAACCCGACCAGGTTCGACGGCCCGCCGAGGGTTGTCGCCCTCGGCTGGCAGATAAGCCCAGAAGGAAAGCTCGTCGGCCCGGTTGACCTCTTTGACGACCCGGCCTTCGACTACACCCGCCAGAAGGCCCTAGAAATCACCGAGTACATGCGCAGGCACGGGCCCTTCGAGCCGCACAGGCTCCCGCTTGAAGAAATGGAGTACACCACCCTGCCCGGAGTGCTCAAGAGGCTCACCGACAGGTTCGAGCCCATCGAGTGA
- the gor gene encoding glyceraldehyde-3-phosphate:ferredoxin oxidoreductase: MKFTVLHLKLDEKKVESEEFEKDGIYGIIDYGLELHEKLGTHSIDPYDPKNVMVMGMGPFSGSILPGAHRLMFFFRSPLYGTLFPSAMGGAAYAFKNVGVDFVTFEGKAEKPVVVVLYNDGENIKVELHEIELDRLIEIWRDYKGEEGVYALTQYLIDTFGERFDFEYRIAVVGPAALNSNYGAIFSQTLRKGKRVVGSEDWAARGGSGSVLLRAHNVVGIIFGGKPRKRNFPGEDISSFRTAKEIVEGVHKKPYNDIIAEKTVKYKYNPKLKTGGTFGGNYPAEGDFVPILNWQMPYIEKEERIKIHEAIMKYYWEPFNQEAIETKNWTNCGEPCPVVCKKYANGHHIEYEPREANGPLSGVITLRASDISVPAVDAMGFDAIEFGGTAAWVLELVHRGILKPEEVGLSDKPDFTKEALLERPVEASEKNAKLVAELAHRVAFAENEIAKIIGLGKRKASVILDEKFKYRLKYGESFKDYAVFTPLGEDGEMTPTMYWAIGNYIPLPIQGRYWTFYQFGVFLEPEELAQKIIASALWEFWYDNIGWCRFHRGWMKPVLKALFMEAYGENVDMEEHAKKQIKRLIEFARKAGYTPVFWDSMRVIDLVARGSEEFGNEKWAEKFKIDKVGTAREYLEKVLDAYSEILGVEWRL, translated from the coding sequence ATGAAGTTCACGGTACTTCACCTAAAGCTTGATGAGAAGAAAGTGGAAAGTGAAGAGTTCGAGAAGGATGGAATCTACGGCATCATTGACTACGGTCTCGAACTCCATGAGAAGCTTGGGACGCACTCAATTGATCCCTACGACCCTAAGAACGTTATGGTAATGGGAATGGGGCCATTTTCGGGTTCAATCCTCCCAGGAGCGCACAGGCTGATGTTCTTCTTCCGCTCGCCGCTCTACGGGACGCTCTTCCCATCGGCAATGGGCGGTGCTGCCTACGCCTTCAAGAACGTCGGAGTTGACTTCGTCACCTTCGAGGGCAAGGCGGAGAAGCCGGTTGTGGTTGTCCTCTACAACGACGGAGAGAACATAAAGGTCGAGCTCCATGAGATTGAGCTGGACAGACTTATCGAGATATGGCGCGATTACAAAGGGGAAGAGGGCGTCTACGCGCTCACTCAGTACCTCATAGACACCTTCGGCGAGAGGTTCGACTTTGAATACCGCATCGCCGTCGTAGGTCCTGCAGCCCTTAACTCTAACTACGGAGCGATATTCTCCCAGACCCTGAGGAAGGGCAAGCGCGTTGTTGGCAGCGAGGACTGGGCGGCCAGGGGCGGCTCTGGTTCGGTTCTACTCAGGGCACACAACGTCGTTGGCATAATCTTCGGAGGGAAACCTCGGAAAAGGAACTTCCCGGGCGAGGACATCTCCTCCTTCAGGACTGCCAAGGAGATAGTTGAAGGCGTCCACAAGAAGCCCTACAACGACATTATAGCGGAAAAGACCGTCAAGTACAAGTACAACCCAAAACTGAAGACCGGCGGAACCTTCGGCGGGAACTATCCCGCTGAAGGCGACTTCGTGCCAATACTCAACTGGCAGATGCCCTACATCGAGAAGGAAGAGCGCATAAAGATCCACGAGGCAATAATGAAGTACTACTGGGAGCCCTTCAACCAGGAAGCGATAGAGACTAAGAACTGGACGAACTGCGGTGAGCCGTGCCCCGTCGTGTGCAAGAAGTACGCCAACGGCCACCACATCGAGTACGAGCCTAGAGAGGCAAACGGTCCGCTCAGCGGCGTGATAACCCTAAGGGCGAGCGACATAAGTGTCCCTGCCGTTGATGCGATGGGCTTCGACGCCATAGAGTTCGGCGGAACCGCAGCATGGGTTCTGGAGTTAGTCCACCGTGGAATCCTCAAGCCCGAGGAAGTCGGCCTCAGCGATAAGCCCGACTTCACGAAGGAGGCTTTACTTGAGAGGCCCGTTGAGGCTAGCGAGAAGAACGCGAAGCTAGTTGCTGAACTCGCCCACAGGGTGGCCTTCGCCGAGAATGAGATAGCGAAGATCATCGGCCTCGGAAAGAGGAAAGCCAGTGTAATCCTCGACGAGAAGTTCAAGTACAGGCTCAAGTACGGCGAGAGCTTCAAAGACTATGCTGTCTTCACGCCGCTCGGCGAGGACGGTGAAATGACGCCGACAATGTACTGGGCCATCGGAAACTACATCCCGCTCCCGATTCAGGGAAGGTACTGGACGTTCTACCAGTTCGGCGTTTTCCTCGAGCCCGAGGAGCTTGCCCAGAAGATAATCGCGAGCGCCCTCTGGGAGTTCTGGTACGACAACATCGGCTGGTGCCGCTTCCACCGCGGTTGGATGAAGCCGGTCCTTAAGGCCCTCTTCATGGAGGCCTACGGGGAAAACGTTGACATGGAGGAGCACGCTAAGAAGCAGATTAAGCGCCTTATAGAGTTCGCGAGGAAGGCCGGCTACACGCCGGTGTTCTGGGACAGCATGCGCGTTATTGACCTCGTCGCCAGGGGAAGCGAAGAGTTCGGCAATGAGAAGTGGGCAGAGAAGTTCAAGATCGACAAGGTGGGAACGGCTAGGGAGTACCTTGAGAAGGTTCTCGATGCCTACAGCGAGATCCTTGGGGTAGAGTGGAGGCTCTGA
- a CDS encoding phytoene desaturase family protein: MRAVVIGSGIGGLLTAGFLAKNDYDVTVLEKAPYTGGRFTNLDYKGFGLSTGAFHMVPHGEDGPLAYLLKLLGANVRIVNSNPKGMIFYEGRTFHYREGWKYLSWKERARATKLLLDIKRNKLPIGEEAEMSGREWIRERIGDSEFTDLFIKSFLGWADSVLDVPAGELAREIKAALKWGGPGLVKGGCKALTDELARIVLENGGKILTRKKVVEVDAETKKVTTADNEEVSYDVLISNIGIKETVELVGRENFNRDYLKHVDSLKPSEGIKYNVALKGGPRIGNTVVFTLDTERINGYNEPTALSPELAPDGYTLIMLHHALQSRNVKAEQRKGVEDIYRIFPNLDEEGEILLIQTYLDGNPVNRVASGQTVEDFPIQDIYLVGDAYKLPGGIEVEGISLGVMKTLERLGLGNFSEWYL; encoded by the coding sequence ATGAGGGCAGTCGTAATAGGTTCTGGCATCGGCGGGCTTTTGACGGCCGGCTTTCTGGCTAAGAACGACTACGATGTCACAGTTCTGGAAAAAGCCCCTTATACCGGCGGCCGCTTCACGAACCTGGACTACAAAGGCTTCGGCCTCTCAACGGGAGCCTTCCACATGGTTCCACACGGAGAGGACGGGCCTTTAGCTTATCTTCTCAAACTCCTCGGCGCAAACGTTAGGATAGTGAACTCCAACCCAAAGGGCATGATCTTCTACGAGGGCAGGACGTTCCACTACCGCGAGGGCTGGAAGTATCTCAGCTGGAAGGAGAGGGCCAGAGCAACGAAGTTGCTTTTGGATATAAAGCGGAACAAGCTCCCGATCGGAGAAGAGGCCGAGATGAGCGGGCGCGAGTGGATTCGAGAGAGAATAGGCGACAGTGAGTTCACCGACCTCTTCATAAAGAGTTTCCTCGGCTGGGCGGACAGCGTGCTGGATGTACCTGCAGGAGAGCTGGCGAGGGAGATTAAGGCGGCTTTGAAGTGGGGTGGGCCTGGTTTGGTGAAAGGTGGTTGCAAGGCCCTGACCGACGAGCTTGCGAGAATTGTGTTGGAAAACGGCGGGAAGATCCTAACGAGGAAGAAGGTCGTTGAAGTTGATGCGGAGACAAAGAAGGTAACAACTGCGGACAACGAGGAGGTTTCCTACGATGTCCTTATCTCGAACATCGGCATCAAGGAGACCGTCGAGCTAGTCGGGAGAGAGAACTTCAACCGTGATTACCTCAAGCACGTTGACTCACTGAAGCCGAGCGAGGGGATAAAGTACAACGTGGCCCTAAAGGGAGGGCCGAGAATAGGCAACACCGTCGTCTTTACCCTTGACACTGAGAGGATAAACGGCTACAACGAGCCAACCGCTCTAAGCCCCGAGCTCGCTCCAGATGGATACACCCTCATCATGCTCCACCACGCTCTCCAGAGCAGGAACGTTAAGGCCGAGCAGAGGAAGGGAGTTGAAGACATCTACCGGATTTTCCCGAACCTCGATGAAGAGGGCGAGATTCTGCTCATTCAGACCTACCTGGACGGAAATCCCGTAAACAGGGTCGCCAGCGGGCAGACCGTTGAGGACTTCCCGATTCAGGACATCTACCTCGTCGGCGACGCCTACAAGCTACCCGGTGGAATAGAGGTCGAGGGGATATCACTTGGGGTCATGAAGACCCTTGAGCGGCTCGGGCTTGGGAACTTTTCTGAATGGTACCTCTGA